A part of Saccharicrinis carchari genomic DNA contains:
- a CDS encoding succinylglutamate desuccinylase/aspartoacylase family protein codes for MPTAKTKHTNEWQNKQMQDGNSKDRFVILGQEIKLGESAVIEMEVAKLHTRNSLSIPIIVERASCEGPVLLLMGGVHGDEINGVAIVRDLIRKKINKPTRGTVICIPVFNVFGYLNQQREFPDGRDLNRMFPGTAKGSLASQFAHKFTEEIAPLVDYILDFHTGGGNRYNYPNIRCDFKQTEMVRLAKIFGAPFVVHSNYIAKSIRETINKMGKSILLFEGGKSLQLDQSVVKCGVEGTLNLMKHLKMQDGEIKIEEEPIVLKDSKWLRAPYSGIFEPLVNNGCRVQRKAIIGRISDPYGEFEKKIYAPFNGYIFGVNTAPIVYKGDAIFHVSVEENTHVD; via the coding sequence ATGCCTACAGCTAAAACAAAACATACAAACGAATGGCAAAATAAGCAAATGCAGGACGGAAATAGTAAAGATAGATTTGTAATACTTGGGCAGGAAATAAAATTGGGCGAGAGCGCTGTTATTGAGATGGAGGTAGCTAAATTACACACCCGAAACAGTTTAAGCATACCCATAATTGTGGAGCGGGCTAGCTGTGAGGGGCCGGTTCTTTTGCTGATGGGCGGGGTACATGGTGATGAAATTAATGGTGTGGCTATTGTTCGTGACCTTATCCGAAAAAAAATCAATAAACCTACCCGTGGTACTGTCATATGCATACCTGTATTTAACGTTTTTGGTTATTTGAACCAACAAAGGGAATTTCCGGACGGCAGGGATTTAAACAGGATGTTTCCGGGTACCGCAAAAGGTTCCCTGGCAAGCCAGTTTGCCCATAAGTTTACGGAGGAGATTGCTCCACTGGTCGATTACATCCTGGATTTTCATACGGGAGGGGGCAACAGGTATAATTATCCCAATATCAGGTGCGATTTTAAACAAACCGAAATGGTGAGACTGGCCAAAATATTTGGAGCCCCATTTGTAGTACACTCAAACTATATAGCCAAATCAATACGGGAAACCATCAATAAAATGGGGAAAAGTATATTGTTGTTCGAAGGAGGTAAATCCTTGCAACTCGATCAGTCGGTTGTTAAATGCGGTGTGGAGGGCACGCTTAACCTAATGAAACACCTGAAAATGCAAGACGGTGAAATAAAAATAGAGGAAGAGCCCATTGTTTTAAAAGATAGCAAGTGGTTGCGTGCCCCGTATTCAGGTATATTTGAGCCCCTGGTAAATAATGGTTGCCGGGTGCAGCGCAAAGCAATCATAGGCAGGATTTCGGATCCTTACGGCGAATTTGAGAAGAAAATTTATGCCCCCTTCAATGGCTATATTTTTGGTGTGAATACCGCTCCTATCGTTTATAAGGGCGACGCCATATTCCATGTTAGTGTTGAGGAGAACACGCACGTGGATTGA
- a CDS encoding carbon-nitrogen hydrolase family protein, with translation MDVQGIENIELVFLKNEDYPEVKNAMIEAYPNLPESYWQEKHIKSLIKKFPDGQVAIKVDGVLAGCALSIIVDYSNFDNKHTYAEITGNYTFNTHTNDGDILYGIDVFIRPKFRGLRLGRRLYDYRKELCERLNLKGIVFGGRIPNYHKYSDKITPRQYIDKVRNKEIHDPVLNFQMSNDFHPSRIMRGYLEGDKDSKEFAVLLRWYNVYYEKTSTKAAKNKTIVRLGLIQWQMRLYKDFDEMMQQVEYFVDAVSGYRSDFALFPEFFNAPLMSEYNHLSEPEAIRRLAEYTEEIVNRFSELAITYNINIITGSMPEVVHNSLYNVGYLCKRDGGIERFEKLHVTPDEKKVWGLQGGSQIHTFDTDCGKIGILICYDVEFPELSRLLADQGMNILFVPFLTDTQNGYSRVRHCAQSRAIENECYVAIAGSVGNLPKVHNMDIQYAQSMVFTPCDFSFPTNGVKAEATPNTEMILIADVDIDLLRELNHSGGVRNLRDRRTDIYTLTNNSTIEN, from the coding sequence ATGGACGTACAAGGAATAGAAAATATTGAATTGGTATTTCTTAAAAATGAAGACTATCCCGAGGTGAAAAATGCCATGATAGAGGCATATCCAAACCTACCCGAATCGTATTGGCAGGAAAAACACATCAAATCCTTGATAAAAAAGTTTCCGGACGGGCAGGTAGCCATAAAAGTAGATGGAGTATTGGCCGGATGCGCACTGTCCATTATTGTAGATTATAGTAATTTTGATAACAAACACACCTACGCCGAGATAACGGGCAATTACACCTTCAACACCCATACCAATGATGGCGACATATTATATGGTATCGATGTTTTTATTCGTCCTAAATTTCGCGGCCTTCGATTGGGACGCCGCTTATACGATTACAGAAAAGAACTGTGCGAGCGCCTTAACCTGAAGGGCATTGTTTTTGGGGGCCGTATACCCAACTACCATAAATATTCCGACAAAATTACACCCCGTCAGTACATTGATAAAGTGCGAAACAAAGAGATACACGATCCGGTGCTGAACTTTCAAATGTCGAACGATTTTCATCCATCGAGGATAATGCGTGGTTATTTGGAGGGTGATAAAGACTCGAAAGAGTTTGCCGTATTGCTCAGATGGTACAATGTATATTACGAAAAAACATCGACCAAAGCCGCCAAAAACAAAACCATTGTACGTTTAGGATTGATACAGTGGCAAATGCGCCTGTATAAAGATTTTGACGAAATGATGCAGCAAGTAGAGTATTTTGTCGATGCCGTATCCGGATACCGTTCAGATTTTGCACTATTCCCTGAATTCTTTAATGCACCTTTAATGTCGGAATACAATCACCTCTCAGAGCCTGAAGCCATACGCCGCCTGGCAGAATATACTGAGGAGATAGTTAATCGTTTTTCTGAGTTAGCTATCACTTACAACATCAACATTATTACCGGCAGCATGCCCGAGGTGGTGCACAACAGTTTGTATAATGTGGGTTATCTGTGCAAGCGCGACGGCGGAATTGAACGCTTTGAAAAGCTGCATGTAACACCCGACGAGAAAAAGGTGTGGGGTTTGCAGGGCGGTTCACAGATTCATACTTTTGATACTGATTGCGGTAAGATTGGCATATTAATATGCTACGATGTGGAATTCCCCGAACTGAGCCGCCTGCTGGCCGACCAGGGTATGAACATATTGTTCGTGCCTTTTTTAACGGACACACAAAACGGCTATTCAAGGGTGCGCCATTGTGCCCAATCAAGAGCCATCGAAAACGAGTGTTACGTAGCCATCGCCGGCAGTGTTGGTAACTTGCCCAAAGTACACAACATGGACATTCAGTATGCCCAGTCCATGGTATTTACACCGTGCGATTTTTCCTTTCCCACAAATGGAGTAAAGGCAGAAGCTACCCCCAACACCGAAATGATATTGATAGCTGATGTAGACATAGATTTGCTACGCGAATTAAATCATAGCGGTGGCGTGCGAAACTTAAGGGACAGAAGAACCGACATTTATACCCTGACTAACAACAGTACAATTGAAAACTAA
- a CDS encoding SulP family inorganic anion transporter — MKFNFSFIDKRQVSVKDDIMAGITVALALVPEAVAFAFVAGVSPIVGLYGAFMMGIVTAIFGGRPGMISGATGALAVVMVSLVAEGNQMGGDSAGLQYLFATIVLAGLIQMTAGILKLGKFIRMVPQSVMMGFVNGLAIVIFTSQLGMFKTNGEYISGSALYVMLGLVLLTMAIMYILPKFSKKVPAALVAIIVVSCIVIFGGVETETVRSFVIAKGGTGIKAGLPSFNVPMIPLNWETLRFISPYAFILAMIGLIESLMTLTLVDELTETRGSGNRECVAQGLANITNGFFGGMGGCAMIGQSIINIKSGGRGRLSGIVAALALLGFIVFASTYIEMIPIAALVGVMFMVVIGTFAWSTFKIINKIPLADVIVIVLVTVLTVLFDLAVAVAAGVVVSALVFAWENAVKIRVSNVTDRKGVKHYIVHGPLFFASTTSFISKFDVKNDPKEVVISFEESRIMDQSAIEAINKLAERYQLIGTNVHLRYLSGDCVKLIKRAEKICDVNILKDPDYHVAIDDYRKKVVDASI; from the coding sequence ATGAAATTCAATTTTTCCTTTATCGATAAACGCCAAGTATCTGTCAAAGATGACATTATGGCGGGCATAACGGTGGCCTTAGCACTTGTACCCGAAGCGGTTGCCTTTGCCTTTGTGGCCGGCGTATCGCCCATTGTAGGCTTGTACGGAGCTTTTATGATGGGTATTGTTACAGCTATTTTTGGAGGACGCCCCGGCATGATATCCGGTGCTACGGGTGCACTGGCCGTTGTTATGGTTAGTCTGGTGGCCGAGGGAAATCAAATGGGAGGCGACTCCGCCGGACTGCAATATTTGTTTGCCACCATTGTGTTGGCAGGCCTCATTCAAATGACAGCCGGCATTTTAAAATTAGGTAAATTTATACGTATGGTGCCCCAATCGGTAATGATGGGGTTTGTAAACGGTTTGGCCATCGTAATATTTACCTCGCAGTTGGGTATGTTTAAAACCAACGGGGAATACATATCCGGATCTGCACTCTATGTGATGCTTGGCTTAGTACTGCTCACTATGGCCATAATGTATATCCTGCCCAAGTTCAGCAAAAAAGTTCCGGCAGCATTGGTTGCAATTATCGTTGTTTCGTGCATCGTAATATTTGGTGGAGTAGAAACCGAAACGGTACGTTCTTTTGTGATTGCAAAAGGTGGCACCGGTATTAAAGCCGGATTACCCAGCTTTAATGTACCCATGATACCACTTAATTGGGAAACGTTACGATTTATTAGTCCATATGCCTTTATTTTAGCTATGATTGGCTTAATTGAATCGCTTATGACACTTACCTTGGTAGATGAGCTCACCGAAACTCGGGGCAGCGGCAACCGCGAATGTGTTGCTCAGGGGCTTGCCAATATCACCAACGGATTTTTTGGTGGCATGGGTGGCTGTGCCATGATAGGACAAAGCATCATCAACATCAAATCGGGCGGTAGAGGTCGTTTGTCGGGCATTGTGGCTGCACTGGCTCTGCTCGGCTTTATCGTATTTGCCTCTACCTATATCGAAATGATTCCGATTGCCGCATTAGTGGGGGTAATGTTTATGGTGGTTATTGGCACCTTTGCATGGAGTACATTTAAAATCATCAATAAAATTCCCCTGGCCGATGTTATTGTTATCGTATTAGTTACTGTACTTACCGTGCTATTTGATTTGGCCGTAGCTGTTGCAGCAGGTGTAGTGGTTTCGGCATTGGTATTTGCCTGGGAAAATGCAGTTAAAATAAGGGTTTCGAATGTTACCGACCGGAAAGGAGTAAAGCATTATATTGTGCATGGCCCATTGTTTTTTGCCTCCACAACCTCCTTTATTTCTAAATTTGATGTTAAAAACGACCCCAAAGAAGTGGTCATCAGTTTTGAGGAATCCAGAATTATGGACCAATCAGCTATTGAAGCCATCAATAAACTGGCCGAAAGGTATCAATTGATAGGTACCAACGTACACCTGCGTTACCTTAGTGGTGATTGCGTTAAACTGATAAAAAGAGCTGAAAAAATATGCGATGTAAACATACTAAAAGACCCTGATTACCATGTAGCTATCGATGACTACCGTAAGAAAGTGGTAGACGCATCAATATAA
- a CDS encoding formimidoylglutamase: protein MTASIQVLEKEFVNSLIAYRQGEEKLGQGMDISHDGSLNNFRGKFVIVGIPEDIGVRANHGMAGAYTAFHSFLQSFVNIQNTETLNGRQFFLLGQVDTCQLMQESQNANIQELRSLTQALDDRVCPVIQMIVSAGKIPIVIGGGHNNAFPILKGCSLALKQGVNAINLDAHTDFRTKEGRHSGNGFSYAYDSGFLKRYAMLGLHEAYNSDYCTNELRTNPDFLPLFFEDVFLRKKESWENAQQRAIDFVSDELFGVELDVDSVQNMLSSAWSPVGISARESLNYLYYCGKNKGAAYLHLAEAIYKRSDGQEDRLVGKLLSYMVQAFCKGVIER from the coding sequence ATGACGGCATCAATTCAGGTATTAGAAAAGGAATTTGTGAATTCACTCATTGCTTATCGTCAGGGCGAAGAAAAGCTGGGGCAAGGAATGGACATATCGCATGATGGTAGTTTGAATAATTTTAGGGGGAAATTTGTGATAGTAGGAATTCCGGAGGATATAGGTGTCAGAGCTAATCATGGAATGGCCGGTGCCTACACCGCTTTTCATTCTTTTTTGCAAAGCTTTGTAAATATTCAAAATACCGAGACTTTAAATGGGAGACAGTTTTTTTTGTTAGGACAAGTAGATACGTGTCAATTGATGCAAGAAAGCCAAAATGCTAACATTCAGGAGTTGAGGAGTTTGACGCAGGCCTTGGATGATAGGGTATGCCCGGTTATTCAAATGATTGTTAGTGCCGGTAAAATACCAATCGTTATCGGAGGAGGGCATAACAATGCTTTTCCCATACTTAAGGGCTGTTCATTGGCACTCAAACAAGGAGTTAATGCTATTAATTTAGATGCACATACCGATTTTAGAACCAAAGAAGGAAGGCATAGTGGTAATGGTTTTAGCTATGCCTATGATTCCGGGTTTTTAAAAAGATATGCCATGTTGGGTTTGCACGAGGCCTATAATAGCGATTATTGTACCAATGAATTACGAACTAACCCGGACTTTTTGCCCCTCTTTTTTGAGGATGTTTTTCTGCGAAAAAAAGAATCGTGGGAAAATGCCCAGCAACGCGCCATTGATTTTGTGAGTGATGAATTATTTGGGGTAGAATTAGATGTAGATAGCGTACAAAATATGCTGAGCAGTGCGTGGAGTCCTGTGGGGATTTCTGCCAGGGAATCTTTAAACTATTTATACTATTGTGGCAAAAACAAGGGAGCTGCTTACTTACACCTTGCCGAAGCGATTTATAAACGCAGTGATGGACAGGAAGATAGACTGGTGGGTAAGTTGCTTAGCTATATGGTGCAAGCTTTCTGTAAGGGGGTGATTGAACGCTAA
- a CDS encoding SDR family oxidoreductase, which produces MNLNIRNCTFLVTGVTSGFGKATAEHLMAGGAKIIGVARTQSNLNRMTKLHKEKMIPFCGDITEIDNVVKVAKIAMESDISGAFINAGGPPAMQFEETELDDWDNAYHQLLRWKVALTRALLPHFKTKQYGRIVYLESASIKQPIDNLVLSTALRLSVVGMMKTVSQELSGQGITFNMIAPGSHDTPAIDRLIQKQADLQKISFQESKAIFLDKQPSKNMGKPEGAGSLAAWLLSPLSEFVNGQVYAIEGGTIKGTL; this is translated from the coding sequence ATGAACCTTAATATACGTAACTGCACTTTTTTGGTAACCGGCGTAACCAGTGGTTTTGGCAAAGCTACTGCCGAACATCTGATGGCCGGGGGTGCCAAAATAATTGGCGTGGCGCGCACCCAATCCAATTTGAACAGAATGACCAAGCTGCATAAAGAAAAAATGATTCCTTTTTGCGGCGATATAACCGAGATAGACAACGTAGTAAAAGTGGCCAAAATAGCGATGGAAAGCGATATATCGGGTGCTTTTATTAATGCCGGCGGACCTCCTGCCATGCAGTTTGAGGAAACCGAACTCGATGATTGGGACAATGCGTACCACCAACTACTGCGCTGGAAAGTGGCACTTACCAGGGCACTACTCCCCCATTTTAAAACAAAACAGTACGGACGCATCGTTTATTTAGAAAGCGCCTCGATAAAACAACCCATCGACAATTTGGTACTGAGCACAGCGTTGCGCCTATCTGTGGTGGGTATGATGAAAACCGTGTCGCAAGAGTTGTCGGGCCAAGGCATCACCTTTAACATGATTGCACCGGGATCGCATGATACACCGGCCATCGACCGTTTGATACAAAAACAGGCCGATCTGCAAAAAATTAGCTTTCAGGAATCCAAAGCTATCTTCTTAGACAAACAACCCTCAAAAAACATGGGAAAACCGGAGGGAGCGGGATCACTGGCCGCCTGGCTGCTTTCGCCACTTTCAGAATTTGTAAACGGGCAGGTATATGCCATCGAGGGTGGCACTATTAAAGGAACGCTTTAG
- a CDS encoding M18 family aminopeptidase: MNNETAFAQELIDFIYQSPSPYQVVSNIKSALLKNGFEELSLTETWKIAKGKKYFVTKNDSAIFAITIGNKAMPQTGIKMICAHSDSPGFKIKPQPEMLVSNHLLKLNTEVYGGPILMTWLDRPLSIAGRVSLKSNDPLHPTSAFVNFDRPLLIIPNLAIHLNRAINDGIALNRQKDMLPLMGIVNDTFEKNNFLLSLLSKELDIKQEDIIDFDLTLYEFEKGCIMGMNNEMISSPKLDDLAMTHAGLEALLESNNNETTQMLCIFDNEEVGSVSKQGAGSPVLNNILQRINFALGNNADDFYKTIYNSFMISADMAHAIHPNLIEKHDPVLQPTINGGPVIKINAKQKYTTDGDSSAVFETICKKAGVPFQKFVNRSDMEGGSTLGNVSTSQIDMRTVDIGNPMLAMHSVRELGGVLDHAYAKKAFVTFYNLK, encoded by the coding sequence ATGAACAATGAAACCGCATTCGCACAAGAATTGATAGATTTTATTTACCAAAGCCCCTCCCCCTATCAGGTAGTTAGCAACATTAAATCAGCGCTTTTAAAAAACGGATTTGAGGAACTGAGCCTCACCGAAACATGGAAAATAGCTAAGGGTAAAAAATACTTTGTCACCAAGAACGATTCGGCAATATTTGCCATCACTATAGGCAACAAAGCAATGCCTCAAACTGGCATAAAAATGATTTGTGCACACAGCGACTCACCGGGTTTTAAGATAAAACCACAACCCGAAATGTTAGTCAGTAACCACTTACTAAAACTTAACACCGAAGTGTACGGTGGACCTATATTAATGACCTGGCTGGACCGTCCGCTTTCCATTGCCGGCAGAGTAAGCTTAAAAAGCAACGATCCGTTGCACCCCACTTCTGCTTTTGTTAATTTCGATCGTCCCTTGCTCATCATCCCTAACCTGGCTATCCATTTAAACCGCGCTATAAATGACGGTATCGCTTTGAACCGTCAAAAGGATATGCTTCCTTTAATGGGTATTGTGAACGATACTTTTGAAAAAAATAATTTTCTATTGAGCCTACTATCCAAAGAGTTAGATATAAAACAGGAGGATATCATCGACTTTGACCTTACGCTTTACGAATTTGAGAAGGGCTGTATAATGGGTATGAACAACGAAATGATCAGTTCGCCTAAACTCGATGACCTGGCCATGACGCATGCAGGTTTAGAAGCATTATTGGAATCAAACAACAACGAAACCACACAAATGCTATGCATCTTCGACAATGAAGAGGTGGGCAGTGTTAGCAAGCAGGGTGCCGGATCGCCGGTTCTGAATAATATTCTGCAGCGCATCAACTTTGCACTAGGCAATAATGCCGACGATTTTTACAAAACGATTTACAACTCGTTTATGATATCCGCCGACATGGCTCATGCCATTCATCCCAACCTGATTGAAAAGCACGATCCGGTTTTACAGCCTACCATAAACGGTGGCCCGGTAATTAAGATTAACGCCAAACAAAAATATACCACCGATGGCGATTCCAGTGCCGTGTTCGAAACCATATGTAAAAAAGCCGGTGTGCCCTTCCAAAAATTTGTAAACCGATCGGATATGGAGGGAGGCTCAACATTAGGCAATGTATCAACCAGCCAAATAGATATGCGTACTGTGGACATTGGCAACCCGATGCTGGCCATGCACTCGGTGCGTGAACTCGGAGGCGTATTGGATCATGCCTATGCAAAAAAAGCATTTGTTACTTTTTATAATTTAAAATAA
- a CDS encoding fibronectin type III-like domain-contianing protein, with product MTQTICVWESNADQLLDAEGKWNAKKVLFGEYNPGGKLPISFPRSVGHIPAYYNHKPFDRRGYFNDEVTPLYPFGYGLSYSRFEISALQLSTIKTSKDKIFKVTVDVKNTGNVAADEVVQLYIRYMVSSVTLPIKELKGFSRVSLEAGSSKTIEFELTPDHFAFYSIDKSFVVEPGKFKIMVGNSAANLKEAVLEVE from the coding sequence GTGACACAAACTATTTGTGTATGGGAAAGTAATGCCGATCAATTATTGGATGCGGAGGGAAAGTGGAATGCAAAAAAAGTGCTCTTTGGCGAATACAATCCGGGCGGAAAACTACCCATCTCGTTCCCCCGTTCGGTCGGGCACATCCCTGCCTATTACAACCATAAGCCTTTCGACAGAAGAGGTTACTTTAACGACGAGGTTACCCCACTCTATCCTTTTGGCTATGGTTTGAGCTACTCGCGATTTGAAATATCCGCTCTCCAACTATCGACTATTAAAACGTCAAAAGATAAAATTTTTAAAGTAACGGTAGATGTTAAAAATACCGGCAATGTAGCTGCGGATGAAGTGGTTCAATTATATATTCGGTACATGGTAAGCTCTGTAACCCTTCCTATTAAAGAACTAAAAGGATTTAGCAGGGTCTCGCTTGAGGCCGGAAGCAGTAAAACAATTGAATTTGAATTGACTCCCGATCACTTTGCCTTTTATAGTATCGACAAGAGTTTTGTTGTGGAACCGGGGAAGTTTAAAATTATGGTAGGAAACAGTGCTGCAAATTTAAAAGAAGCAGTGTTAGAGGTAGAATAA
- the ruvX gene encoding Holliday junction resolvase RuvX yields MGRILAIDYGQKRTGLAVTDPLRIIASGLDTVPSHTLIEYLEKYCAQEQVDLILLGYPKQASGLDSDSMRFIKPFFNRLKNKFPHIPVQWVDERYTSKIAFQTMIDGGLKKKARQNKGLVDKISATIILQSYLEQHCR; encoded by the coding sequence GTGGGTAGGATTTTAGCGATTGATTACGGACAAAAAAGGACAGGGCTGGCTGTTACCGACCCTTTACGGATTATTGCAAGCGGGTTGGACACTGTGCCTTCACATACCTTGATAGAATATCTGGAAAAGTATTGTGCACAGGAACAGGTCGATTTAATTTTATTAGGTTATCCCAAACAAGCATCAGGGTTGGACTCTGATTCGATGCGCTTTATCAAACCTTTTTTTAATCGATTAAAAAACAAATTCCCCCATATACCCGTTCAATGGGTAGATGAGCGATATACCTCAAAAATAGCATTTCAGACTATGATTGACGGAGGTCTTAAAAAAAAGGCCCGTCAAAATAAAGGATTAGTTGATAAAATTAGTGCTACCATTATATTGCAGTCGTACTTAGAACAACATTGTAGATGA
- a CDS encoding arylsulfatase: protein MTRNLLLSLFILIGLASCRTGERDTENSPKPNIIYILADDLGYGDLSCYGQSKFSTPNIDKLAESGIRFTQHYSGSTVCAPSRSALMTGQHTGRTYIRGNREYQPEGQHPLKEEAVTIAELMKKAGYATGAFGKWGLGYPGSEGDPNNQGFDVFFGYNCQRLGHHYYPYFLRSNQDSLVLEANAGNKEGVYAPNLIHEKTLEFIDDNKDKPFFLYVPTIIPHAELFAPEEYMAKYRGKFDPEHQYKGVDSGEGFRKGAYGSQPESHAAFAAMIDLLDTQVGEIVAKVNELGLTNNTLIIFTSDNGPHKEGGAQPDYFNSNGPLRGYKRDLYEGGIRVPFVASWPGQIKPGTTSDHISAFWDMLPTFTDLLGMEHPDNIDGISMLPSLTGHGTQKEHNYLYWEFAAVGGRKAVRMGQWKAVQYDISKNPDAPIELYNLNEDLGEENNVAANHPDIVDKIVDIMKEAHVESPLFKF, encoded by the coding sequence ATGACAAGAAATTTATTATTATCGCTTTTTATATTGATTGGGCTTGCTTCATGCAGAACAGGGGAGAGGGATACGGAGAATAGCCCAAAACCCAATATCATTTATATATTAGCGGATGATTTAGGATATGGCGATTTGAGCTGTTATGGACAAAGTAAGTTTTCTACACCCAATATAGACAAGCTGGCCGAGAGCGGTATTCGCTTTACCCAGCATTATTCGGGGAGCACAGTATGTGCACCCTCCAGATCGGCACTTATGACCGGGCAGCATACCGGGCGCACCTACATCCGTGGTAACCGCGAATACCAACCCGAAGGACAGCATCCTTTGAAAGAAGAAGCGGTAACAATAGCCGAGCTGATGAAAAAGGCGGGTTATGCAACGGGTGCTTTCGGAAAATGGGGGCTGGGGTATCCCGGTTCGGAGGGCGATCCTAATAACCAGGGCTTTGATGTGTTTTTTGGATACAACTGTCAAAGGTTAGGACATCACTATTATCCTTATTTTTTACGATCGAATCAGGACAGTCTTGTGCTTGAAGCCAATGCAGGCAATAAAGAGGGAGTTTATGCACCTAATCTTATTCACGAAAAAACTTTAGAGTTTATAGACGATAACAAGGATAAACCTTTCTTTTTATATGTTCCTACCATCATACCTCATGCCGAGTTGTTTGCACCCGAAGAGTATATGGCTAAATATCGTGGTAAATTTGATCCGGAACATCAGTACAAAGGGGTGGATAGTGGTGAAGGTTTTAGAAAAGGAGCATACGGATCGCAGCCCGAATCGCATGCAGCGTTTGCAGCCATGATTGATTTATTGGATACCCAGGTGGGCGAAATTGTGGCGAAAGTAAATGAGCTGGGACTGACCAATAACACACTGATCATATTTACTTCCGACAACGGACCACACAAGGAGGGTGGTGCTCAGCCGGATTATTTTAACAGCAACGGGCCGCTTAGAGGCTATAAACGTGATTTGTACGAAGGTGGTATTCGTGTTCCTTTTGTGGCCAGTTGGCCGGGTCAGATAAAGCCGGGCACCACATCCGATCATATTTCGGCCTTTTGGGATATGCTACCTACTTTTACCGACCTGCTTGGCATGGAGCATCCCGACAACATTGACGGTATTTCTATGTTACCAAGCTTAACAGGACACGGAACTCAAAAGGAACATAACTATCTGTATTGGGAGTTTGCGGCTGTAGGTGGCCGTAAAGCAGTGCGCATGGGGCAGTGGAAAGCTGTACAGTACGATATTTCCAAAAATCCGGATGCACCGATTGAGCTGTATAATTTAAATGAGGATTTGGGGGAGGAAAACAATGTGGCGGCTAATCATCCCGATATTGTTGATAAAATCGTGGACATAATGAAGGAAGCACACGTAGAATCACCCTTATTTAAATTTTAA
- the def gene encoding peptide deformylase, which translates to MALPVVVYGHPVLRKMSDEIDENYEGLEQLIEAMWETMYDSDGIGLAAPQIGKNIRLIVIDGDPLSDEFPELEGFKRVLINPIITEHGEDQCIESEGCLSLPGIREEVKRPKKITVEYENENFELVEEELDGFAARVVQHEYDHVEGKLFIDHLSPLKKRLLKGKLNAISKGKVDVRYRIKTA; encoded by the coding sequence ATGGCATTACCGGTAGTTGTATATGGACATCCTGTTTTACGAAAGATGTCGGACGAAATAGACGAGAATTATGAAGGTTTAGAACAGCTGATAGAAGCCATGTGGGAAACCATGTACGATTCGGACGGAATAGGTCTGGCAGCTCCCCAAATCGGAAAAAACATTCGCCTGATCGTAATTGATGGGGATCCACTTTCGGATGAGTTTCCTGAGTTGGAAGGCTTTAAGCGCGTGTTGATAAATCCGATTATTACAGAGCATGGTGAGGATCAGTGCATAGAGTCTGAAGGTTGTTTGAGCTTGCCCGGCATACGTGAGGAGGTAAAAAGACCAAAAAAAATAACGGTGGAGTACGAAAACGAAAACTTTGAGTTGGTTGAGGAAGAGCTTGATGGCTTTGCTGCCAGGGTAGTTCAGCATGAGTACGACCACGTGGAAGGTAAACTCTTTATTGATCACTTGTCGCCCTTAAAAAAGCGCTTGCTTAAAGGTAAGTTAAATGCCATTTCAAAGGGCAAAGTAGATGTGCGCTACCGGATAAAAACGGCGTAA